The genomic region CGTTGATAATAAATGTTCCTTGTTTAGTCATTAATGGAAAATCGCCAAAGAATACATCTTGGGATTTAATTTCGCCAGTTTCATGATTTGTTAAACGTAATGTTACGTGCAATGGTGCAGAGTAGTTTGCATCATGTTCACGGGCTTCATCAACTGTATATTTAGGTTCTAACAATTGATAATCGACAAACTCTAAAGATAATGTGCCAGCAAAATCATCAATTGGCATAATATCTTCAAACATTTCTCGAAGTCCTTCATCTAAGAACCAATTGTAGGAGTCTGTTTGAATCTCGATCAAATTAGGTAAATCAAGCACTTCTTTGATACGAGAATAACTTCTACGTACACGGTGTTTACCGTATTTTACTAAGTGTCCTGCCAAGTTTTTCACCTCTCCAAAAATTTTGTAAATCATTATGTTACAATTTGTTTACAATTAGGTTAAATAGTGTATTTTTACTGTTTTTTGGCAAAAAAAAACCAAAAACAGATTCGTCGAACGTTTCAAACTACACTATTTTTGTTTCACCTACTGATATGGACAATATATCATATCAGATATTTGACTTACAATTATACTCTTACATGATATATAATTTTACCGATTTTGTCAATACAAAAAAGCATCTTATAGCTGCATAATTACAACTTTAAGATGCTTTTATTTATTTAATAATTAAATTTAACTTTCCATTTTTCGATCCTATTGTAACTTTTGAACCAGCATGAATTTCTCCAGCAAGCAAAGCGTTACTTAGTTTATCTTCTACTTCATTTTGTAATGCACGTCTTAATGGCCGTGCACCGTATTCAGGATCATATCCCACTTTTGCAATTGTATCAATAGCTTTAGGTGTTAACTTCAATTCTATATCTTTTTGTTTTAATCTTAAAATAATTTTTTTCGCCATTAATTTTACAATCTGATGTAATTCATCTTTTGTTAATGAATGGAAAATCAAAATATCGTCAATACGGTTTAAAAATTCTGGACGGAATGTTTTCTTTAATCTTTCATTGATTTTATTAGACATTGCTTTATATTCATCTTGAATACTTAATGTTGAAAAACCAACCTCTTTTTGATCTCGTAAATCTGTTGCTCCCAAGTTGGATGTCATAATAATAATTGTATTAGTAAAGTCAATCTTTCTACCTTTTGAATCTGTTAAATATCCATCATCTAATACCTGTAATAATAAATTAAAGACGTCAGGATGAGCTTTTTCTACTTCATCAAGTAAAACTACAGAATATGGATTCTCACGAACTCTATCTGTTAACTCTCCACCTTCATCATAACCAACGTATCCAGGAGGAGCTCCAACTAAACGACTAGTAGAAAATTTTTCCATATATTCGCTCATATCAATTCGAATCATAGATTCTTCAGAACCAAAAACAGACGCAGCTAGTGCTTTAGCTAACTCTGTTTTTCCTACCCCAGTAGGTCCTAAAAACATAAATGACCCAATTGGGCGTTTAGGATCTGCTAAACCACTTCTAGAACGCCGTATTGCCTTTGCTATAGCATCGATTGCTTCATCTTGTCCAATTACACGTTCATGTAATGTTTTTTCTAATTTCAATAAACGTTCACTTTCTGTTTTTGAAATTTGATTAACAGGGACTCCTGTCCACTGAGAAATAACAGTTGCTATATCTTCTGGTAAAACGTCAATTTTTTTCCCTTCAATTGTATATTTATCTTTTAAAATGCTATCAATTTTAGATCTTAAATTGTGTTCGTCAATTCGAGCTTCTGCTGCTTCTCTATATTCACCAGATAATAATTTTTGCTCCATTAATTCTTTTTTATCTTTTGCTTTTTTCTCTAGATTTTTAATTTCGCCATCTTGTTTATTATTAGCTCTTAAATGTGCACATACACTTGCTTCATCTAATACATCTAATGCTTTATCTGGTAAAAAACGATTAGTAATATATCGAACACTATAATTAATTGCTGCATCCAAAGTTTTATCTGAAATACTTACTTTATGAAATTCTTCATATTCACCACGCAATTTTTTCATAATTGTTAAAGTTTCTTTTTTGCTTGGCTCATCTACTTTTACTGTAGCAAATCTTCTTTCAAGTGCTGCATCTTTTTCGATATATTTATGATATTCATCTAGTGTAGTAGCACCAAGAATTTGAATTTCACCACGAGCTAATGCAGGTTTCATTATATTAGATGCATCAATTGCTCCCTCTGCACCACCTGCACCAACCATTGTATGTATTTCATCAACAAATAAAATAATATTACCGGCATCTTTTATTTCTTTCAAAATTTTCTTTACTCGGTCTTCGAATTCACCACGATATTTAGTTCCAGCAACTAATGTTCCCATATCTAATAAAATTAACCGCTTATCTTCTAATTCAATTGGAACTTCTTTATTTGCAATTAACTGTGCTAAGCCTTCTACAATTGCGGTTTTACCTACACCTGGTTGTCCTAAAAGAACCGGATTATTTTTTGTACGTCGCATTAAGATTTCGATTATACGTTGAATTTCATGGTCTCTACCAGCAACTGGAGGGATTTTTCCATCACGTGCTAACTGTGTTAAATCCTTACCAAGCTCACTTAATAATGACTTGCCTTTTTTCTTGTTCTTTTCTTTTTTCAATCTCTTTAATGTAGATTTATTAATTCCTAACTGTGATAAAATTCGATCAATCATCACTGTAGAATTTATATTCAAATTTTCTAAAATATGATTTGCAAATGTATCCTTATTTTGTGCAATAGCAATCAATATATGTTCCGTTCCGATTTTTTTACTGTCCATACAATTTGCTAAAGCTTTAGCATCAGCAAGTATTTTCTCATATTTTGGTGTTCTATCTGGGGAAAAACTTCCTGGTATTTCACTAATCTCATTTACTGATAAAATGTTTTCATTTATATCATTTTCATCAATTCCAAAATCCCTTAAAATAATTGCTGCAACTGATGGCATACTTTTAACTAATCCCACTAATAAATCTTGTGTACCAACTGCTAATTGGTGATGAGATCTTGCATTTTCAATTGCACTTTGTTGGGCTTTTTCAGCAAGAGGCGTTAGTAAATATTCCATAGCTTCAAGTCCTTTCTTTACTCTTCATATCTTAACCTGTTTAATACACTAATTAAAATTTTTGCACGAACCGTATCTTCTAAATCTTTGTTAGCAAACGATAATGTATTACTGTCAATAGTAGCTAAGATTAAATTTGCTTCTTTTTTAGTTAGTACCTTATCTTCATATAAACTTTGAATAATTTGAAATCCTTTGCGTGCATCAATTTGTTCACCAATATATGCAATTAACTGATCTATTATGTTGACATTATTAGCTAAATTAACTTTAGCAATCCTAATATATCCTCCACCGCCACGTTTACTTTCTACAATATAGCCATTTTGAATATTAAAACGGGTTTTAATTACATAATTGATTTGTGATGGAACAACATCAAATTGTTGCGCAATTTCTGCTCTTTTTATTTCAATTTGTTTTGAATCAGCTAAAATACTTTTTAAATATTTTTCAATTATATCCGATACATTTCGGTTCTGCATAATTTCACCTCCACTGATGTTTGACTAACATTGACTATTATTATACTTGAAAGTGATATTAAAATGCAAAAGATTATTAAACTAGTAACTTTAAATCGATTATAACAAATAAAAAAGACTATAACAGATATTGTCATAGTCTTTTCTTAATTTACGATTTTAAAATCGGGAAAACAGGATTTGAACCTGCGACCCCTTGGTCCCAAACCAAGTGCTCTACCAAACTGAGCTATTTCCCGATAAATGCACCCAGTAGGAGTCGAACCTACAACCTTCTGATTCGTAGTCAGACACTCTATCCAGTTGCGCTATGGGTGCATAAATATAAATGCCGAGGACCGGAATCGAACCGGTACGGTGATCACTCACCGCAGGATTTTAAGTCCTGTGCGTCTGCCAGTTCCGCCACCCCGGCGAATTTATACAAGCGGAAGACGGGATTCGAACCCGCGACCCCCACCATGGCAAGGTGGTGTTCTACCACTGAACTACTTCCGCATAATGCCGACTAGAGGATTCGAACCTCCGACCCTCTGTTTACAAGACAGATGCTCTACCAACTGAGCTAAGTCGGCATAAAATGGTGCGGGTGAAGGGATTTGAACCCCCACGTCCGAAGACACCAGAACCTAAATCTGGCGCGTCTGCCAATTCCGCCACACCCGCAAAATTGACATAAAATGAGTCGTGACAGGCTCGAACTGTCGACCCTCTGATTAAAAGTCAGATGCTCTACCAACTGAGCTAACGACTCAAATGGAGGATACAGGGTTCGAACCTGTGACCCCCTGCTTGTAAGGCAGATGCTCTCCCAGCTGAGCTAATCCTCCATTAAGCACGGCGACTTCCTACCCTTGCAAGAGGCGTTCCTCTAACTACTATCGGCGTTTTGAAGCTTAACTTCTGTGTTCGGAATGGAAACAGGTGTATCCTTCAAGCCATCATCACCGCACTTTGTGCTTTTGAGAAAACCTTGTTCTCTCAAAACTAGCTAATAATTTATTCTTTTGACCTTCACCGCTTTTTTAACCTTTGGTTAAGTCCTCGACCGATTAGTAATGGTCCGCTCCATGCATCGCTGCACTTCCACTTCCATCCTATCTACCTGATCATCTCTCAGGGGTCTTACTTCCTTACGGAATGGGAAATCCGATCTTGAGGTGAGTTTCGCACTTAGATGCTTTCAGCGTTTATCTCATCCATACATAGCTACCCAGCGATGCCTTTGGCAAGACAACTGGTACACCAGCGGTATGTCCATCCCGGTCCTCTCGTACTAAGGACAGATCCTCTCAAATTTCCTACGCCCGCGACGGATAGGGACCGAACTGTCTCACGACGTTCTGAACCCAGCTCGCGTACCGCTTTAATGGGCGAACAGCCCAACCCTTGGGACCGACTACAGCCCCAGGATGCGATGAGCCGACATCGAGGTGCCAAACCTCCCCGTCGATGTGGACTCTTGGGGGAGATAAGCCTGTTATCCCCAGGGTAGCTTTTATCCGTTGAGCGATGGCCCTTCCATACGGAACCACCGGATCACTAAGCCCGACTTTCGTCCCTGCTCGACTTGTAGGTCTCGCAGTCAAGCTCCCTTCTGCCTTTACACTCTGCGAATGATTTCCAACCATTCTGAGGGAACCTTTGGGCGCCTCCGTTACCTTTTAGGAGGCGACCGCCCCAGTCAAACTGCCCACCTGACACTGTCTCCCGCCGTGATTGCCGGCGTGGGTTAGAGTGTTCATACAACTAGGGTAGTATCCCACCAACGCCTCCAGCGAAACTAGCGT from Ligilactobacillus cholophilus harbors:
- a CDS encoding ATP-dependent Clp protease ATP-binding subunit: MEYLLTPLAEKAQQSAIENARSHHQLAVGTQDLLVGLVKSMPSVAAIILRDFGIDENDINENILSVNEISEIPGSFSPDRTPKYEKILADAKALANCMDSKKIGTEHILIAIAQNKDTFANHILENLNINSTVMIDRILSQLGINKSTLKRLKKEKNKKKGKSLLSELGKDLTQLARDGKIPPVAGRDHEIQRIIEILMRRTKNNPVLLGQPGVGKTAIVEGLAQLIANKEVPIELEDKRLILLDMGTLVAGTKYRGEFEDRVKKILKEIKDAGNIILFVDEIHTMVGAGGAEGAIDASNIMKPALARGEIQILGATTLDEYHKYIEKDAALERRFATVKVDEPSKKETLTIMKKLRGEYEEFHKVSISDKTLDAAINYSVRYITNRFLPDKALDVLDEASVCAHLRANNKQDGEIKNLEKKAKDKKELMEQKLLSGEYREAAEARIDEHNLRSKIDSILKDKYTIEGKKIDVLPEDIATVISQWTGVPVNQISKTESERLLKLEKTLHERVIGQDEAIDAIAKAIRRSRSGLADPKRPIGSFMFLGPTGVGKTELAKALAASVFGSEESMIRIDMSEYMEKFSTSRLVGAPPGYVGYDEGGELTDRVRENPYSVVLLDEVEKAHPDVFNLLLQVLDDGYLTDSKGRKIDFTNTIIIMTSNLGATDLRDQKEVGFSTLSIQDEYKAMSNKINERLKKTFRPEFLNRIDDILIFHSLTKDELHQIVKLMAKKIILRLKQKDIELKLTPKAIDTIAKVGYDPEYGARPLRRALQNEVEDKLSNALLAGEIHAGSKVTIGSKNGKLNLIIK
- a CDS encoding CtsR family transcriptional regulator; the protein is MQNRNVSDIIEKYLKSILADSKQIEIKRAEIAQQFDVVPSQINYVIKTRFNIQNGYIVESKRGGGGYIRIAKVNLANNVNIIDQLIAYIGEQIDARKGFQIIQSLYEDKVLTKKEANLILATIDSNTLSFANKDLEDTVRAKILISVLNRLRYEE